Proteins from one uncultured Anaeromusa sp. genomic window:
- a CDS encoding serine hydrolase domain-containing protein yields the protein MRVLRLLCSLACLLLLFVQAASASGTITTQAITTARTEIWKDLNTGAIGSAAIAIMDKGKVVYSEGFGMADREKSIPVNKKTIFDIGSVSKIYVATTIMVLVDEGKVALDAPASKYLPDFSMVDERYKDITVRMLLNHSSGLPGTTGENNFGFAFNQDVYKDTLDALASSQLKHRPGERSIYCNDGFTLAEMIVARVSGQSYLEFLQERLFQPLALHNTGAGVGQRQPALGGNIAKFYPPGKAFSEPLEVLSLLGAGGLSSSAEDLCHFVDTFSGKGPQILTAASLEEIKKEQPPSFRGKLRGPDIPWGLGWDVTTYEPYKANGIKVLGKGGNSSTYTAQVFTAPDLRISVAVVSTGRAGGALPIADKVLQAYLASNALLKLPAKPVTPPVKAQPIPFDLKRFEGFYANGNEVFQVSLDAPNGVMTLYNNAKAPTLSAVYNNGFFYKDERKLYFEEIDKTSYLVLYVDAFKGDGIYLEKLASCETPQQLEIPIEGKKWLRRNVKAFEGTSSVPDHITESHILPDLPGYIDFCGIKKVISPSFAGMAVQTSRDLTEIHLIQKDNQFWARSGGSLFMPADLADLLSPETTTHVLNTHGYNQWFKIVADSILRCEKSTQGRMIVFAPDNAVLFDSAVDTGDVFAPSGSFVEIAGAVGDAFKLTLQTAPSK from the coding sequence ATGCGCGTACTTAGACTACTTTGTTCCTTAGCATGTCTGCTGCTCCTATTTGTGCAGGCAGCATCTGCAAGCGGAACCATTACCACCCAAGCAATCACCACTGCCCGTACAGAAATTTGGAAGGACCTCAACACCGGAGCCATCGGCAGCGCCGCTATTGCGATTATGGATAAAGGAAAAGTCGTATATTCTGAAGGCTTTGGCATGGCTGACCGTGAAAAAAGCATACCTGTCAATAAAAAAACCATCTTTGATATTGGTTCCGTCAGTAAAATTTATGTCGCAACCACCATTATGGTCTTGGTTGACGAGGGAAAAGTAGCCCTTGACGCGCCGGCAAGCAAGTACCTGCCTGATTTTTCCATGGTCGACGAACGCTATAAGGATATCACCGTTAGAATGCTTCTCAATCACTCCTCCGGTTTGCCCGGCACAACCGGAGAAAACAACTTTGGCTTTGCCTTCAACCAGGATGTCTATAAAGACACTTTGGACGCCTTGGCCAGCTCACAGTTAAAACACCGCCCAGGAGAAAGGTCTATCTACTGTAACGATGGTTTTACCTTAGCAGAAATGATCGTTGCCCGCGTCTCTGGACAGTCCTATCTCGAATTCCTGCAGGAGCGCCTTTTTCAACCATTGGCCTTGCATAATACCGGTGCAGGCGTAGGCCAAAGGCAGCCGGCCCTTGGAGGAAACATAGCCAAATTTTATCCTCCGGGAAAAGCTTTCAGTGAACCGCTTGAAGTTTTATCTTTGTTAGGGGCAGGCGGTTTATCCTCTTCAGCGGAAGATTTATGCCATTTTGTCGATACGTTTTCCGGCAAAGGGCCGCAAATTCTCACCGCGGCCTCCTTAGAGGAAATCAAGAAAGAACAGCCCCCTTCGTTCCGCGGTAAGCTGCGCGGTCCAGACATACCTTGGGGGCTCGGCTGGGATGTCACTACGTATGAACCTTATAAAGCAAATGGAATTAAGGTCTTAGGCAAAGGCGGCAACAGCAGCACCTATACGGCGCAAGTCTTCACGGCCCCGGACCTGCGCATATCGGTGGCTGTCGTTTCTACCGGCAGAGCAGGCGGAGCTTTGCCTATTGCAGACAAAGTACTGCAAGCCTATCTTGCATCTAACGCCTTGCTGAAGCTGCCCGCAAAGCCCGTAACACCGCCAGTAAAAGCCCAACCGATTCCGTTCGACCTTAAGCGCTTTGAAGGGTTCTACGCGAATGGAAATGAAGTATTTCAAGTCTCCTTGGATGCGCCTAACGGCGTCATGACGCTGTATAACAACGCCAAAGCTCCAACACTATCCGCGGTATACAACAATGGTTTTTTTTACAAAGATGAAAGGAAACTCTATTTCGAAGAAATCGACAAAACCAGCTATCTTGTACTATATGTAGATGCCTTTAAAGGAGACGGCATCTACCTGGAGAAACTCGCTTCCTGCGAAACGCCGCAACAACTGGAAATCCCCATTGAAGGGAAAAAGTGGCTTCGCAGGAATGTAAAAGCGTTTGAAGGAACTTCCTCTGTGCCGGATCATATCACAGAATCGCATATATTACCGGACCTGCCCGGCTACATTGATTTTTGCGGTATAAAAAAGGTCATTTCTCCGTCCTTTGCCGGCATGGCCGTTCAAACGTCACGCGATTTGACCGAAATCCACTTAATTCAAAAAGACAATCAATTTTGGGCGCGAAGCGGCGGCTCCCTCTTTATGCCCGCTGATCTGGCGGACCTGCTTTCTCCTGAAACGACAACCCATGTCCTGAATACACACGGCTATAATCAGTGGTTTAAAATCGTGGCTGACAGCATCCTGCGCTGCGAAAAATCAACGCAAGGCCGTATGATCGTCTTCGCCCCGGACAACGCTGTACTTTTCGACAGCGCCGTAGATACAGGCGATGTTTTTGCCCCCTCCGGCAGCTTTGTCGAAATCGCCGGCGCCGTCGGAGATGCCTTCAAATTAACGCTTCAAACTGCTCCAAGCAAGTAA
- a CDS encoding serine hydrolase domain-containing protein — MKQLAKVISSFICFLLVLSPVALCQMQVGSEPAQAAAVARGAIWKEITSGHAGSATVAITDSGRTVYAEGFGMADREQSIPVERDTLFNIGSVSKVYCAMAVMLLVDEGKVELDQPVTAYLPGFTMEDMRYKDITVRMLLNHSSGLPGTNYVNSYGFAYNDNFYQETLGILAQSQLKHKPGEMAVYCNDGFTLAEMIVAKLSGRSYREFLEERIFKPLALRKTDLAVGQRDTRGLTVARYYNGEGVSEPLEVLSFWASGGLSTSAEELCRFVDAFSAEGTQLLSQSSLGEMQKKQPAQFWGKLRHPQMSFGLGWDMAEIPDYENKGIHVLGKSGGTGHYTSMVYTVPDKRISVAVITTGNSSAMEIARKILDAYLVEKGLMKEEVAKVKVPVKAQALPDTYQEYAGFYVGSEGVLYKVDLDIPKGKLIAYSLENGGKKEILAAAYGNSYFHTADDSAYYFATVDGSRYFISCGRVDAVLWQKIEPLKASERAVLAVEVDGQQWLRRNVKAYEGPLYASTHVVTSRQIEKLPGYVDFMGLKLVRSPLYAGLPGEAVRDATELKLNESRKAELWLSGGLYRNAKEAAKAQVGKNKIVLGAQGYNEWLALPQAAVLHFAKPSQGRIIVFSPSGSILYDSIVKQGDIFAPAGSFAELLGEPGDVFELGVSLVEQ; from the coding sequence GTGAAACAGTTGGCCAAAGTCATCAGTAGCTTTATTTGCTTTTTACTGGTATTGTCCCCTGTGGCGTTGTGCCAAATGCAGGTCGGCAGCGAACCCGCGCAGGCAGCGGCAGTGGCACGCGGCGCCATTTGGAAAGAAATCACCTCTGGTCATGCTGGAAGCGCTACCGTAGCGATCACGGACAGTGGCAGGACTGTGTATGCCGAAGGCTTTGGCATGGCAGACAGAGAGCAAAGCATTCCTGTTGAGCGCGACACTTTGTTTAATATAGGTTCCGTTAGCAAGGTCTACTGCGCGATGGCTGTTATGCTGCTTGTCGACGAGGGCAAGGTTGAGCTGGATCAGCCTGTGACCGCCTATTTGCCGGGATTTACGATGGAGGATATGCGCTACAAGGATATCACCGTCAGAATGCTTTTGAATCATTCCTCCGGTTTACCGGGCACAAATTATGTTAATTCTTACGGCTTTGCTTATAACGACAATTTTTATCAGGAAACGCTGGGAATTTTGGCGCAGTCTCAGTTAAAGCATAAGCCTGGTGAAATGGCTGTATATTGTAATGACGGCTTTACTCTTGCCGAGATGATTGTGGCCAAGCTGTCTGGCCGGTCTTATCGGGAATTTTTGGAGGAGCGGATTTTTAAACCATTGGCGCTCCGGAAAACCGATTTGGCTGTAGGCCAAAGGGATACAAGAGGGTTGACGGTAGCCCGGTATTATAATGGCGAAGGAGTGTCAGAACCGCTGGAAGTATTGTCTTTTTGGGCATCCGGCGGGCTTTCGACAAGCGCTGAAGAACTGTGCCGTTTTGTGGATGCTTTTTCTGCTGAAGGGACTCAACTTTTATCACAAAGCTCTTTAGGAGAAATGCAAAAAAAGCAGCCAGCCCAGTTTTGGGGGAAACTTCGTCATCCTCAGATGAGTTTTGGTTTGGGTTGGGATATGGCAGAAATTCCAGACTATGAAAACAAAGGCATCCATGTATTGGGGAAAAGCGGTGGAACGGGGCATTATACGTCTATGGTGTATACGGTGCCGGATAAAAGAATTTCCGTTGCCGTGATTACTACTGGGAATAGCTCCGCGATGGAAATAGCGCGGAAGATCCTTGATGCGTATTTGGTGGAAAAGGGCTTGATGAAGGAAGAGGTTGCAAAAGTAAAGGTTCCGGTGAAAGCGCAGGCGCTGCCCGATACGTATCAAGAATATGCCGGCTTCTATGTTGGCTCGGAGGGAGTTCTGTATAAGGTTGATTTAGACATTCCTAAAGGGAAGCTAATTGCGTATAGTCTGGAGAATGGCGGAAAAAAAGAGATACTAGCGGCTGCGTATGGCAATTCTTATTTCCATACAGCAGATGACAGTGCGTACTACTTCGCGACCGTCGATGGCAGCCGCTATTTTATTTCTTGCGGCCGCGTGGACGCTGTACTCTGGCAAAAAATCGAACCGCTCAAGGCCAGTGAGCGAGCAGTGCTTGCGGTGGAAGTAGACGGGCAACAGTGGCTGCGGCGAAATGTTAAAGCCTATGAAGGGCCGTTGTATGCTTCTACCCATGTTGTAACCTCGCGGCAGATCGAAAAATTGCCGGGATATGTGGACTTTATGGGGCTAAAGCTGGTGCGCTCGCCCTTATATGCGGGCTTGCCCGGCGAGGCGGTTCGCGATGCTACGGAACTCAAGTTAAACGAGAGCCGGAAGGCTGAGCTATGGTTGTCCGGCGGCTTGTATAGGAACGCGAAAGAAGCTGCGAAGGCGCAAGTAGGGAAGAATAAGATTGTTCTCGGCGCGCAAGGTTACAATGAATGGCTGGCGTTGCCGCAAGCTGCGGTGCTTCATTTTGCAAAGCCGTCTCAAGGCAGGATTATTGTGTTTTCGCCTTCCGGCAGTATTCTTTATGACAGCATCGTAAAGCAAGGAGACATATTTGCTCCTGCAGGAAGCTTTGCGGAGCTGCTGGGCGAACCGGGAGACGTATTTGAGCTTGGCGTATCCTTAGTGGAACAGTAA
- a CDS encoding diguanylate cyclase: MGRDINEELFEGERKIVDKAESTMHASENENNPLLGPYKALLGDYKKLLRQSQKVYYISDSQGYLVKKHQSELQNLLDNANQGFLSFGKDLLVNRQYSAECVRIFGREIAGESIVDLLTQGEKERKNSLAECLKEVFGSVSGNREKIGEIPSRFPIGPLEVQVECKIVDAPESETDSFLVMMILTDISAQVEAEAKIEFLSYHDALTGLYNRAHVDFALEEISRQNKSPLSIVIADMNGLKLVNDVFGHLHGDAMLCRLSEVLQQVARQGDVLIRWGGDEFLLLLPCANEQECFAMCEEIRIRCKQIAGEAVPLSIAMGTATQTQSNLIFNDLFALAESRMYKDKLQKSKEFRHAVLQVFQTSLNDACLEKKEHLQRVGEMAIAFAKHLESDFTAESKKSLQRLAELHDIGKVAIAAELLGKESALTEEEREIVQKHSEIGYRLAQAIGEIEVAELILAVREHWDGSGYPYRLKREEIPFYARLFTIVDAYDVMTHDQPYRKALSPEKAQAEIHACQGRQFDPVLAEQFCAFLTVTGRILKVEA; the protein is encoded by the coding sequence TTGGGGAGGGACATAAATGAGGAACTTTTTGAGGGCGAACGCAAGATTGTTGATAAAGCGGAAAGTACGATGCATGCTTCCGAAAACGAGAATAATCCGTTGCTGGGACCGTATAAAGCCCTTCTAGGGGATTATAAAAAATTACTGAGACAGTCGCAAAAGGTATATTATATTAGCGATAGCCAAGGATATCTGGTAAAAAAACATCAATCGGAGCTCCAAAATTTGCTTGACAATGCGAATCAAGGCTTCTTGTCTTTCGGAAAAGACTTACTGGTGAATCGACAATATAGTGCAGAATGCGTACGAATTTTTGGCAGAGAGATTGCAGGGGAGTCGATTGTAGATTTATTAACTCAAGGAGAAAAAGAACGAAAAAATAGTTTGGCCGAGTGCTTAAAAGAGGTTTTTGGCAGCGTCTCAGGAAATCGTGAAAAAATAGGGGAAATTCCTTCGCGTTTTCCTATCGGACCGCTTGAGGTGCAGGTAGAATGTAAAATTGTTGATGCACCGGAAAGTGAAACAGATTCTTTTTTAGTTATGATGATTTTGACGGATATTTCTGCACAAGTAGAAGCGGAAGCTAAAATTGAATTTTTGAGTTATCATGATGCGTTGACAGGGCTATATAATCGTGCGCATGTGGACTTTGCGTTGGAGGAGATTTCTCGACAAAATAAGTCACCGCTTAGTATTGTTATAGCAGATATGAATGGATTAAAGTTAGTGAATGACGTGTTTGGACATCTGCATGGAGACGCTATGTTGTGCAGGTTGTCGGAAGTCTTACAGCAAGTTGCCCGTCAAGGAGATGTTCTTATTCGTTGGGGCGGTGATGAATTTTTGCTCTTACTGCCGTGTGCCAATGAACAGGAATGCTTTGCGATGTGTGAGGAGATACGCATCAGGTGTAAACAAATCGCAGGGGAAGCAGTGCCTTTAAGTATTGCTATGGGAACCGCGACACAGACGCAGTCTAACTTAATTTTTAACGACCTGTTTGCGTTAGCTGAGAGTCGAATGTATAAAGATAAGCTCCAGAAAAGTAAAGAGTTTCGTCATGCCGTTTTACAAGTGTTTCAAACGTCCTTAAACGATGCTTGCCTTGAAAAAAAAGAGCATTTGCAGCGAGTGGGGGAAATGGCCATTGCTTTTGCCAAGCATTTGGAATCTGACTTTACCGCTGAGTCAAAGAAGTCGTTGCAAAGATTAGCGGAACTTCATGATATTGGAAAAGTGGCGATTGCAGCGGAGCTATTAGGGAAAGAGAGCGCTTTGACCGAAGAAGAGCGGGAAATAGTGCAAAAACATAGTGAAATTGGGTATCGGTTGGCGCAAGCCATTGGAGAGATAGAAGTTGCAGAGCTAATTCTTGCGGTTCGTGAGCATTGGGATGGAAGCGGCTATCCTTATCGGCTCAAAAGGGAAGAAATTCCTTTTTATGCAAGGCTATTTACAATTGTAGACGCGTATGACGTGATGACTCATGACCAGCCTTATAGGAAAGCTTTATCACCGGAAAAGGCGCAAGCGGAAATCCATGCATGCCAAGGACGACAGTTTGATCCTGTTTTGGCGGAACAATTTTGCGCTTTTTTGACGGTTACCGGCAGGATATTGAAAGTGGAAGCCTAA
- a CDS encoding SpoIIE family protein phosphatase, translating to MNKQEPRQKAGNFGFIYNQNTINVVVLACVVIMTSVVLTGTISYFVTRDAALEKLKTKDMVNIIDAIDSKIVGRIERAKETSLLLARDPAVTAWILSGETDEIRGQIAKARLEEIYRNYDYANAFIVSAVTNQYWAEGARMIQVMSPTDPMASWFFSSLKLHKEVLLNIDYNSARQNTFIFVNALVGEVNKPIGVAGVGLSIKEFAAEFQRYKYSQNSVIWLVDEKGKIHLADELAQNGMYLNDYMPPEVAAAIIDDKEATVKKARTIDYEDTQGRVFDIAYQKMQGTDWKLVVRVPREESLAVLNSIKWNTMVASLITLALSIFVFYFVSRKIANPLKQALLLNQEMERLVLTRTSELSLQNERIMDSISYAKRLQEAILPASSELDAIFKAHFVIWKPRDVVGGDFYWSRRVSSHKSLIALCDCTGHGVPGAFMTMAVNTLLNHIVAQGVHNPSEVLAKLNREFKATLHRQQQADITDDGLDIGICLIEGRRITFAGAKIVLYKLRDGQICAVKGDRKSIGYRRAKEDLQFTTHEIMVQEGDRFYLATDGYTDQNGEKNEYPFGRKRLIASLEACAAMPLEEQEQWLTQCLEEYQGREPQRDDITLLGFSLQ from the coding sequence ATGAACAAACAAGAGCCGCGACAAAAAGCCGGGAATTTTGGATTTATTTATAATCAAAATACGATTAATGTAGTTGTCCTTGCTTGTGTGGTCATTATGACATCGGTCGTTCTTACGGGAACTATCAGTTATTTTGTTACACGTGATGCGGCTTTGGAAAAACTTAAAACCAAAGATATGGTGAATATTATTGACGCCATCGATTCTAAAATCGTCGGCAGAATTGAAAGAGCTAAAGAAACTTCACTGCTTTTGGCTCGCGACCCAGCGGTTACAGCATGGATTTTGAGCGGCGAAACAGATGAAATACGCGGCCAGATTGCCAAAGCTCGCCTTGAAGAAATTTATCGTAATTATGATTATGCCAATGCATTTATTGTGAGCGCAGTAACAAATCAGTATTGGGCGGAAGGCGCCCGGATGATCCAGGTTATGTCGCCAACCGATCCGATGGCAAGTTGGTTTTTTTCAAGTTTAAAATTACATAAAGAGGTACTTCTTAATATTGATTATAATAGTGCGCGGCAAAATACTTTTATTTTTGTGAATGCCTTGGTGGGGGAGGTTAATAAGCCGATCGGGGTAGCTGGCGTGGGTTTGAGTATTAAGGAGTTTGCGGCTGAGTTTCAGCGTTATAAATACAGCCAGAACAGCGTGATTTGGCTGGTGGATGAAAAAGGGAAAATACATTTAGCCGATGAGTTAGCTCAAAACGGGATGTATTTAAATGATTATATGCCTCCCGAAGTGGCGGCGGCGATTATCGATGATAAAGAAGCGACGGTGAAAAAAGCGCGGACTATTGATTATGAAGATACGCAGGGGAGAGTCTTTGATATAGCCTATCAAAAGATGCAGGGTACTGATTGGAAATTAGTAGTACGAGTGCCGCGTGAAGAGAGCTTGGCCGTTTTGAATAGTATAAAGTGGAATACGATGGTTGCAAGTTTAATCACCTTAGCGCTTTCTATCTTCGTTTTTTATTTTGTTTCTCGAAAAATCGCTAACCCCTTAAAACAGGCTTTGCTGCTTAATCAAGAAATGGAACGCTTGGTGTTGACTCGGACAAGCGAGTTATCATTGCAAAATGAAAGGATTATGGATAGCATAAGCTATGCGAAACGTTTGCAAGAGGCGATACTTCCCGCGAGTTCTGAACTAGACGCAATTTTTAAAGCGCATTTTGTAATTTGGAAGCCGCGAGATGTTGTCGGCGGCGATTTTTATTGGAGTAGGCGAGTCAGTTCCCATAAAAGCCTTATTGCACTTTGTGATTGTACAGGTCATGGTGTGCCAGGGGCGTTTATGACGATGGCAGTAAACACGTTACTGAATCACATAGTGGCGCAGGGAGTGCATAACCCCTCTGAAGTATTGGCTAAGTTGAATCGCGAATTCAAAGCTACCTTACATCGGCAACAACAAGCAGATATTACAGATGACGGCTTGGATATAGGTATTTGCCTAATTGAAGGAAGGCGCATTACTTTTGCCGGGGCGAAGATTGTTTTATATAAGCTGCGGGATGGCCAGATATGCGCTGTAAAAGGAGATCGAAAAAGCATTGGTTATCGACGTGCCAAAGAGGACCTGCAATTTACAACACACGAGATCATGGTGCAAGAGGGAGATCGTTTTTACTTGGCTACTGATGGCTATACGGATCAGAACGGTGAGAAAAACGAATATCCATTTGGTCGTAAAAGGTTGATAGCAAGCCTCGAAGCGTGCGCAGCTATGCCGCTGGAGGAACAAGAGCAATGGTTGACGCAGTGTTTGGAGGAATATCAGGGGAGGGAGCCGCAGCGTGACGATATTACGTTGCTTGGCTTTTCCTTGCAGTAA
- a CDS encoding EAL domain-containing protein: MKKVGHTHQRDGVFSIKSIRVRLLLIMLALMCGSLSLLTGLSYYFSDKALSKSVNETAAAISLDYSQRSSAFVNELVVFVQDIAVNPHIVNPQNRQEIVDVLALSLQRNNKFTGINYGDLAGNVIRAQGDTAYLGDRDYYLKAIKTKELTISEPLVSKGSGRLSLAIAAPVLVNGEVKAVIQATMPLDSLNELVGAIRFMDSGYGFIADQSGVIIAHAVHSEINGKVRIGKSPAEASLAVEVPEADERLADLFTKAIAGEGPVQGVYTLRNRPIFTVLTPVELPGGARWLLGVSAPESEVIAEVVTLNTILLLAALGCVVSGAFVIILISRRFARPEEKYFKAFRYVDDAVGIVSFASGTFIEVNDAFFELLGYERDEILARPVESLGLWVEEQNSQVQWLLKNERSVSKVETFWRGRNGEIRIGLFSADVFEMGKERYYVFVWHDITEQKKAEESLKKAYEELEQKVEERTQELFAANEELTAANEEMLAMNDELDMANRRLQEENNIRCQTEDKLLLRERQYRAATGFLTRPVENVEVLMEKMLANALQLVQATGGFVGIYNDAGTSVKLHHGIGMPQEAVKAPLTADDGPLKKMHDTGEPLFIKDSWWNMVFQKEDLRNSSVILIPLQQGREVKGVLAASWIGEERPLEAETAEVLRQFADLAVLALERAEAQDKISHMAFFDLLTGLPNRVNLNLYLEKEFAKVRTGAAAGVLFFIDMDDLKTINDTFGHSAGDKVIMQAGETLRRRMKEELFVARISGDEFVVVDPRKGAAQQAEALADQMIKELCQEYDLGEAKIQMSASIGIVEYPQHGLVPEVILQKADVAMYAAKETGRNCWHVFEAALLEKTSEDTMLINAMRFALEREEMFLQYQPQWTVDGAKIIGVEALLRWESREHGRISPARFIPLAERSRLILQIGQWVLRQACRFAARLAHEGRCDVRVAVNISPRQIKDENFVSYVLNTIKEEGVQPWQIELEVTESVFIDHTDESISKLKQLKEQGIHLSVDDFGTGFSSLSYLRKLPVNCLKIDKSFVDEIASDDMQFQFVNSIINMGHTLGVSIVAEGVETKEQLAELDKCNCDYIQGFLLSKPLVEEEAMAVVLKGFSTL; this comes from the coding sequence ATGAAAAAAGTAGGGCATACACATCAGCGTGATGGCGTTTTTAGCATTAAAAGCATACGGGTGCGGCTGCTTCTTATTATGTTGGCGCTTATGTGCGGTTCGTTAAGTTTGCTAACGGGCCTGAGTTACTATTTTTCTGACAAAGCATTATCGAAAAGCGTTAATGAAACAGCGGCTGCAATTAGTCTGGATTATTCACAACGCTCCAGCGCTTTTGTGAACGAACTAGTAGTTTTTGTGCAAGATATAGCGGTAAATCCGCATATTGTGAACCCTCAGAACCGGCAGGAAATTGTAGATGTGCTGGCTTTGAGCTTGCAGCGCAACAACAAGTTTACGGGTATTAACTACGGGGATCTTGCGGGAAACGTGATTCGCGCGCAAGGAGACACCGCCTATTTAGGTGATCGTGATTATTATCTAAAGGCAATCAAAACGAAAGAGCTTACTATTTCCGAGCCTTTAGTATCCAAAGGCTCAGGGCGCTTGTCTCTTGCTATTGCAGCCCCGGTGCTGGTAAATGGCGAGGTAAAGGCGGTTATTCAAGCGACAATGCCCCTTGATAGTCTCAATGAGCTGGTTGGTGCTATTCGTTTTATGGACAGCGGTTATGGCTTTATTGCCGATCAGTCTGGAGTTATTATTGCGCATGCAGTACATTCAGAAATCAATGGCAAGGTGCGTATTGGCAAGTCGCCAGCAGAAGCGTCCTTGGCAGTGGAGGTTCCTGAAGCAGACGAGCGGCTGGCAGATTTGTTTACAAAGGCGATTGCTGGAGAAGGGCCAGTGCAAGGAGTGTATACGTTAAGGAATCGACCCATCTTTACGGTACTGACGCCAGTGGAGCTTCCCGGAGGAGCCCGCTGGCTTTTGGGAGTTTCAGCGCCGGAAAGCGAAGTAATCGCCGAGGTTGTAACTCTTAATACCATTTTATTGCTGGCGGCATTAGGTTGTGTCGTTTCAGGAGCATTTGTAATTATTCTCATCAGCAGGCGTTTTGCAAGGCCGGAAGAAAAATATTTTAAAGCCTTTCGTTATGTTGATGATGCAGTGGGAATTGTAAGTTTTGCTTCAGGAACTTTTATTGAGGTTAATGATGCGTTTTTTGAACTATTGGGCTATGAACGAGATGAAATTTTGGCAAGACCCGTGGAATCATTAGGCTTGTGGGTGGAAGAGCAAAATTCGCAGGTCCAATGGCTGCTTAAAAATGAGCGTTCTGTAAGCAAGGTAGAGACCTTCTGGCGTGGACGAAACGGTGAAATTCGGATTGGCCTTTTTTCCGCGGATGTATTTGAAATGGGCAAAGAACGCTATTATGTATTTGTTTGGCATGATATTACAGAGCAAAAAAAAGCGGAAGAGAGTTTGAAAAAAGCATATGAAGAGCTGGAACAGAAAGTAGAAGAGAGAACACAAGAGCTTTTTGCCGCTAACGAAGAACTTACTGCTGCCAACGAAGAGATGCTGGCGATGAATGACGAATTAGATATGGCGAATCGGCGCTTGCAAGAAGAAAATAATATACGCTGTCAAACCGAAGACAAGCTGCTATTGCGCGAACGGCAGTATCGAGCGGCTACTGGTTTCTTGACTCGTCCTGTTGAAAATGTTGAAGTGCTTATGGAAAAAATGCTGGCTAATGCATTGCAGTTGGTGCAGGCGACAGGCGGCTTTGTAGGTATTTATAATGACGCAGGAACATCAGTCAAGCTTCATCATGGAATCGGTATGCCCCAAGAGGCTGTTAAGGCGCCTCTTACGGCTGACGATGGACCGCTTAAGAAAATGCACGATACAGGGGAGCCTTTATTTATCAAAGATTCCTGGTGGAATATGGTTTTTCAAAAAGAAGATTTGCGAAATTCCAGTGTTATCTTGATTCCGCTGCAACAGGGGCGGGAAGTTAAAGGCGTTTTGGCGGCGAGCTGGATTGGCGAGGAGCGACCCTTAGAAGCAGAGACTGCAGAAGTGTTGCGGCAGTTCGCAGATTTGGCGGTGTTGGCTTTAGAACGAGCCGAGGCGCAGGATAAAATTAGCCATATGGCGTTTTTCGATTTACTAACCGGCTTGCCCAATCGGGTAAATTTAAATTTGTATCTTGAAAAGGAGTTTGCAAAAGTTAGAACAGGAGCAGCAGCAGGCGTTTTGTTTTTTATTGACATGGATGATTTGAAAACCATAAATGATACCTTTGGTCATTCGGCGGGAGATAAGGTGATTATGCAGGCAGGGGAAACCCTGCGGCGCAGGATGAAAGAGGAGCTCTTTGTTGCACGCATCAGCGGCGATGAGTTTGTTGTTGTCGATCCTAGAAAAGGAGCAGCCCAGCAGGCGGAAGCGTTGGCGGATCAAATGATTAAAGAGCTCTGCCAGGAATACGATTTAGGAGAAGCTAAGATTCAAATGTCCGCTAGTATCGGCATTGTTGAATATCCCCAGCATGGCCTAGTGCCTGAAGTTATTTTGCAAAAAGCGGACGTTGCCATGTATGCGGCTAAAGAAACCGGTCGCAATTGCTGGCATGTTTTTGAAGCGGCCCTATTGGAAAAGACTTCGGAAGATACGATGTTGATTAATGCTATGCGTTTTGCTTTAGAGAGAGAAGAGATGTTTTTGCAATATCAGCCGCAATGGACGGTGGACGGAGCGAAAATTATTGGCGTAGAAGCGTTGCTGCGATGGGAAAGCAGAGAACATGGCCGTATCTCGCCAGCGAGATTTATTCCCTTAGCCGAAAGGAGCCGCTTGATTTTGCAAATTGGTCAATGGGTGCTTCGGCAAGCTTGTCGATTTGCTGCTCGTTTGGCGCATGAGGGACGGTGTGATGTACGTGTAGCCGTAAATATATCACCGAGGCAGATTAAAGATGAAAATTTTGTTTCTTATGTTTTGAATACGATCAAAGAAGAAGGGGTTCAGCCTTGGCAAATTGAATTGGAAGTAACGGAAAGCGTATTTATTGACCATACGGATGAAAGTATTTCTAAGTTGAAACAATTAAAAGAACAAGGAATTCATTTATCAGTAGATGATTTTGGAACTGGATTTTCTTCCTTGTCGTATTTGCGCAAACTGCCGGTGAATTGTTTGAAAATCGATAAATCTTTTGTTGATGAAATTGCTAGTGATGATATGCAGTTCCAGTTTGTAAATTCGATTATTAATATGGGGCATACGCTGGGCGTCAGTATTGTAGCAGAAGGAGTTGAAACCAAAGAACAATTGGCAGAGCTAGATAAGTGCAACTGTGATTATATACAAGGATTTCTTCTTAGCAAACCGTTGGTGGAAGAAGAAGCAATGGCTGTAGTGCTTAAAGGATTTTCAACCCTTTAA